Part of the Paludisphaera borealis genome, ATACCGAGGCGGATCACGGTTTCATCCTTGTTCTTGGGAGCCGACGACCCCGGCGGCGAGCCGCGCCGCGTGCAGGGTGTTGCTCAACAGCATGGCGACCGTCATCGGCCCGACGCCGCCGGGGACCGGCGTGATCCGCGAGGCGACCTGGGAGACGCTGGCGAAATCGACGTCGCCGCAGAGCTTGCCGTCGGCCTTGCGGTGGATGCCGACGTCGATCACGACCGCCCCCGGCTTGATCCAGTCGGCCGTGACCCGCTCGGGCTGGCCCATTGCGGCGATCAGGATGTCGGCCTCGCGGGCGAAGGCTGCGGGGTCCTTGGTGCCGGTGTGGCAGACCGTGACCGTCGCGTCGGCCCCCTTCCCCTTCTGGAGCAGCAAGAGCGCGATCGGCTTGCCCACAACCTGCGACCGCCCAAGCACGACGGCGTGCGCGCCTCGGGTCTCGACTTCCGCGTCCTTGAGCAGCTCAACGATCCCCAGCGGCGTGCAAGGGACGAACCGAGGGTTCCCCTGCGCGAGCAGCCCGAAATTGGATGAATGGAAGCCGTCGACGTCCTTGAGGGGGTCGATCCGCTCGATCACGAGCCGGGAATCGATGTGCTTGGGGAGCGGAAGCTGAACCAGGATTCCGTGAACGGAGGAGTCGGCGTTCAGCTCGTCGATCAGCGAAAGCAGTTCGGCCTGGGTGGTCTCGACCGGGCGCCGGATGACGTCGCCATGCATTCCGGCCGCGCCGACGGCGTTCTGCTTGTTGCGAACGTAGACCCGGCTCGCCGGGTCGTCGCCGACCAGCACGACCGACAGCCCCGGGACGATCCCCGTCTTGACCCGGAACTCCAGCGTCTCCATGGCCAACTGTTCGCGAATCCGCTCCGCCAGGCCTTTTCCATCCAGAATCGCAGCAGCCAAGTGACTGATTCCCCGATCACGAGCCTTCGGACCTTCGGCGCAACCGACGCGCCCCCATTGTGCCAGAAGCCTCCCCACAAGGCGAGATCCGATCCACGCCCGTGCGGCAAGGCCGGTGCGCGCCGCCCGATACAAGCCCGAAGCGCCAGCGAGTGCGTGGTTCGGCCAGACGTCGCGGCTCCCGACGAAGTCGCGCGAGGGAATTCACTCGCTGGCGCTTCGAGCTTGTAAGGGACGGGCACTGGCGGGACGCTCTCGCATGCGCGACGATGAGGGAAATCGGCTCTCCTCGTGTCCGGGTCCGTCGCGGCGATCGAGATCCCAGAACCATGAGACGACACCAGCAGTTCTTGCAACTGGCCGAGCTGTTCGACTGCGTTGAGGACGTGGTGGTCTGGGTCAAGGATCGCGACGGGCGGTACTGTTGGGTCAACCGGGCGTTTCTGATCAACTATTCGCTCGACGAGCATGACGACCGGACGAGCGACGACGTGATCGGCAAGACCGACTACGACTTATCGCCCGACTTCCTCGCCGATCAGTTCCGCCTCGACGACGAGTCGGTTCTGGGCGGGAAGCGGATCGTCGATCGGATCGAGCAAGTCGTCCAGCCCGACGGCCAGGCGGTCTGGAGCGTCACGAACAAGATTCCGCTCGTCGACGATCGGGGCGACGTCGTCGGCACCGCGGGGATCACGCGGAAGCTCGTCTCGCCCGACCAGGCGATCGCGCCGGGGTCGGAGTTCGGGCCGGTCCTCGCTCATCTGCGCGATCATTACCACACGACGATCACCAACGGCCGCCTGGCGCGGCTGGCGCACATGTCGGTGCGGGCGTTCGAGCGCAAGTTCCAGGCCGTCTTCCACCTGACGCCGCAGAAGTACCTCCGCAAGCTGAGAATGCGGATGGCCAGCCGGGCGCTCGTCTCGACCGGCCAGACGCTCGCCGAGGTCGCGGCGGGCTGCGGGTTCTCGGATCAGAGCCATTTCACGCGCGAATTCCGCCGTCATTTCGGCCGCACCCCGCGCGCCTACCGCGAGCATTACGCCCGAGGCGATCGAGCGGACTCCGCCGGTCCTGTTCCAAAAACCGCCGCGGACGCACAAGAAGCAACCCGGCCGTCGCCGTTATCGTTCAGTCCGGGCGAGACGAGCGACGGGATCGTCACCCTGTAGACGTCAAGGAGCATCGTCATGTCGAAATCGCGTCTCGTGCTGATCTCCGGTCCCGCCGCCCTGCTGGTCGCGACCTCACTCGCCTGGGCCGCCGGCCGGTCCGACGCCGACGGATTCACGCCGCTGTTCAACGGCAAGGACTTCACCGGCTGGACGGTCCCCCAGGGCGACGGCGGCCACTGGAAGGTCGTCGACGGGATGATCGATTACGACGCCCAGAGCGAGTCCAAGGGGGATAAGAACCTCTGGACCGACCGCGAGTACGGCGACTTCGTGCTCAAGCTCGACTGGCGGCTCAAGGAAGCGCCTTTCATCAACAAGAACGTCCCCTACATCCTCCCCGACGGCACCCACGCGAAGGACGTCCACGGCAAGGAATTGAAACTGGCGCTGCCCGACGCCGACTCCGGCGTCTTCCTCCGGGGCGACGGCCATTACCAGATCAACATGTGGTGCTGGCCGATCGGGTCGGGCGAGATTTACAGCGTTCGGATGGACCCCAAGACCTCCCCCGAAGTCCGCGCCGCGGTCACGCCCAGCCACCAGGCCGACAAGCCGGTCGGCGAGTGGAACCACTTCGAGATCACCGTGAAGGGGAAGACGGTCAAGGTCGACCTCAACGGCAAGACGGTCCTCGCCGGCGCGACCATCCCCGACATGCCCGACAAGGGTCGGCTCGCGCTCCAGCACCACGGCGGCAAGAACGCGGCCGGCGAGTGGGCCGGGCCGCCGAGCCTCGTCCAGTTCAAGAACATCGCGATCAGAGAGCTGAAGTGACGGCTCAACTTCTCAACCGTCGTCACAGAGGAGAACGCCCATGATCTCGCGGCAAGATCCGTGCACGAAGCGTCTCGCCCTGGCCGTCGGCATCCTATTCCTGGCGCTGTCGGCCACGACGGCTTCGGCGGCCGAGGAGCCCCGCCCGATCCGCGCGCTGATCGTCACCGGCGGCCATTTCCACGACGCGGCCTTCTACGGGCTGTTCACCGACTGCGAAGGGCTCGGCGAAACTCCGGTCGAGACCAGCGACGTCTACAAGAAAGACCTGCGCGGCAAGTACGACGTGATCGTCATGTACGACTTCACCCGCGACCTCGACGACGCCTCGAGGAAGAACCTCCGCGACTACGTCGAGAGCGGCGGGGGCGTCGTGATCCTCCACCACGCGCTGCTCGACTTTCAGACCTGGACCTGGTGGTCCGAGAACGTGGCGGGCGGGCGGTATCGCTTGCAGCGCGAGGGCCAGAGCCCGTCGTCAAGCGTCAAGGACGACCAGCAGATCCACGTCAAGGCCGCCGGCCCGCATCCGGTCCTCGAAGGGGTCGGCCCGTTCCACATCCAGGACGAGGCGTACAAGAATCTGTGGATGTCGGACCGGATCAAGCCGCTGCTGACGACCGACAACCCCACGAGCGACGTCAACCTCGCCTGGGTCGGGCCCTGCGAGACCGCCCGGGTGGTGGCGATCCAGCTCGGTCACGGCCGGACGGCCTTCCGTCACCCCTCGTATCGAACCCTCGTCCACAACGCCGTCCGATGGGCGGCCGGCAAGACCAGGTGACATCGCCCGCCCCGCCCTGATTCCGAACATTCAACCGCCATCGAGGAAATCACGATGAAACTGGGACTTTACAGCATCACGTACATGGGCCTCTGGTATCGCGGCGAGGCGCTCACGCTGCCTCAGTTGATCGCCAGGGCCAAGGAATACGGCTACGACGGGATCGAGATCGACGGCAAGCGCCCGCACGGCAACCCGCTCGACTGGTCGACGAGCCGCTGCCGCGACCTCCGCGCCCGGGCCGACGGCGAGGGGATCGACATCTACGCGGTCGCCGCCAACAACGACTTCAGCAACCCCGTGCCCGAGGTCCGCGAGGCGCAGATCTGCTACCTCCGCGACCTGATCCGCATGACGGCCGACTTCGGCGCGCCCACGCTCCGGGTCTTCCTCGCCTGGTGGGGCATCACCCGCCACCCGCAGCTCGCGACCTACGACATCGCCGAGGGCTACTGGCCGATCGTCCACGAAAAGTTCTCGACCGACGAGATCTGGGGATGGTGCCGCGAAGCCCTCGTCGAGTGCGCCCGCTACGCCGCCGACGCCGGCGTGACGCTCGCCCTCCAGAACCACAAGCCGCTGATCAACGATCACAACGACCTCCTGCGGATGGTCCGCGAGGTCGACTCGCCGAGCCTCAAGCTCTGCCTCGACGCCCCCCTCATGCCCGACCGCAGCACGGAAGGCATCTTCGAAGGGGCGAAAGCCGTCGGGCCGCTCCAGGTTTTGACCCACTTCGGCGGCGAGTTCGAGCGGCTGGCGGATGGCTCGATCCGCGGCTTCGAGCGCAACGACGGCGTCGTCGGCGAGGAGACCAACCGCTACTACGGCGACTTCGCCCGCGCCATGGACGAGATCGGCTACATCGGCTACACCGGTTACGAACTCTGTCACCAGCTCCCCGTCGTCGACGGCCGCACGGTCGGCGTCGAGTACGCCGACGAGCAAGCCCGCCTCGCCGCCGAGTTCATGCGCGAACGGATCGCCTCCGTGACGCCGGCTGCCGCGCTCAGCGGCCGTTGATCGTCGAAGCCCGCCGTCGAGCGAGACCACCAAGGAGGCCTGACATGAGAATGAACGCGACGCGAGCGATCCTGGCCGTCGTCCTGTCCTCCGCTCTAGCCGGTACGGCCTCGGCCCAGGAGCCCAAGAAGCGGCTCCTGGTCGTCGGCCAGAGCAAGGGGTATCAGCACGAGGCGATCTCGACGGCGATGGTCGCGCTCTACAACCTCGGACGCGGGAACGGCCTGTGGGACACGACGTTCCGCACCGACTGCGGCGCGATCACCAAGAAGCCGCTGAAGTACGAGGCCAAGAACCTCGACCACTACGACGCTCTGGTCTTCTTCACCGACGGCAACCTTGACATGGACGACGAGCAGAAGGCCGCCTTGCTGTCGTTCGTCCGCGACGACGGCAAGGGGTTCATCGGCGTCCACAGCGCGGCGATCACGTTCACGTCGTGGCCGGAATACGGCGCGATGCTCGGCGGCGTGTTCGACGGCCACCCCTGGGGCCAGTTCGACGCTCCCCTGATCGTCGAGGCACCGGATTTCCCCGGCCTCGGCCGCCTGCCCCGGAGCTTCACCCTCAAGGACGAGATCTACCAGATCAAGAACTTCGCGAGGAACGACGTCCGCGTCTTGATGCGCCTCGACCGCGACAAGCTCGACCTCTCGAAGAAGGGCGTCCACGCCAAGGACAATGATTTCGCCGTCGTCTGGGCGCGGAACTACGGCAAGGGCCGCGTGCTTTACAACGGCCTCGGCCATCGCGAGGAAGCCTGGAACCGCCCCGACCTTCAGGAGATGTGGGTCGAGTCGGTCAAGTGGTCGCTCGGCATGGTCCCCGGCGACGTCCAGCCGAGAGCCAAGCCGTAGCGATCGATCGTCGCGCGGTGAACGGCGTCACTCGACCACGCGAACGTGCTGAATCTTGTTGGTCTCCAGCCAGTTGAGCAGCAAGTCTTGCTCCTCGGTCAGCTCGACCTCGGTCATATTCTGGGTGTCGAGGGGGGAGACGAGGTAGAAGACTCCTTCCATCACCCACCGCGTGACCTCATCGCGGTCGAACCAGTATTCGTACTCGCCCAGTTCCGGGATTCCCGGCGCGTCCGGCCCGGCCATGAAATAAACGAGCTGCGACCGCAGGCGAGGCGACAGCCGGAAGGGGGCGATTTCCGGATGATCGAGAGGCACTAGCATCGGTTGAGCCATGATCGTTCGCCCAGTCGTCTTGAAGCGTGAACGTGCGGAAACGGCGAGCGAGGTCGAAGACGCGTCTAGAGCTTTTCGACCCACTTCGTCGACTCGCGCCCGCCCCGCTCCCGAGTGATTGTCCGCGAGGGCCCAAGCGGCGTCAAGCGATTCCAAGGCGATCTCAACTCCTCTCATTTCATGAGCACACGTCGGCTTGATTGAGGGGCGCGAAGATCGACGATCTCAACCCGATCGAGCGCCTCGGACGCATCCGGAAAATACGGATCGACCAGCCCCGCCCGCGCGGCCTCGCTCCGCGTGACCGCTCCGGTCGCCGTACTCTTCAGAAGAACCAGACGGGTCGCGCGCAGGTCGATGGCCACGCGCGCGGCGATCGCGTCGGACGTGACCTCCCACGAGAACGCCAGCCGATCGGCCCTCCGTTCGTCGACTTCCTCAAGGTAAAGCCGAGGCGCCAGGATCGGCCGCCAGCCGGCGTGCCAGACCGACGGCAATTCGACCAGCCGACGGACGACCCGCGAGCCGGGGAGCAACCCCGCGAGCGTCTCGGCCGTGAAGTCCATCGCATGCAGCGCCAGGCGGTGCGCGGCCTCGTCGCCCAGGCGGTGCATCGCGTCGAGCGTGCGGACGAAGTCGGCCGCCGGACCGCCGCCGGCGATCAGGACCAGGCGAGCAGGCCGCTCCTCGTCGAGCCATCGCGCCAGGCGTTCCGGCAGTTCCGGCCATGTGAGCAGGCTGCCGCCGACCTTGACCACGATCAGCGGCGCGTCGTCATCCGGCGCTCGCATCCTGGTTCTCCAAAAGCTCGCGGGCCAGGACCACCAGCGCATGGGCGCACGCGGCGTCGGAGGCGGCGGCGCCCCAGAGGTCGCCCATCGCGACGACTTCGCCGGACGGCCCGACCAGCTCGGACGCGACGCGGCGGGCCAGGAACTCGCCCGAGCCGCTGACCAGGGCGACCTTCGGCCCGCCGATCGTCGCCTCGCAGGCGCGCCGGGCGGACTGAACCAGCCGGTCGAGCAAGACCCGGTCGGCGGCCGTTGCGAGCCCCCGGGCGTCGGCCTCGGAGCAGCCGTCGCGATCGGCGCCGACCATCCGGGCGAGCCGGTCGCGGGCGAATTCGGGGACGGCAGGCCGACCGTCGGCCGTCCCCCGGTCGTCGGGAACGGGCGCGTGGTCGCCGAGCATCAGGTAGACGTCGCGGGTCGTCGCGAACAGCTCGGCCGCCAGCCCCGTCGGCTTCCCCTGAAACGGCAGCTCGGCCGCCAGGGCGCAGACAGGCGTTCGACCGACCCCGGCGTAAACCAGCTCGCCGGTCTGGAGCCGTTCCGTGTCCGTCCGGCCACGCGCCGCGACCAGGCCGTCGGCGACGGGGATCAGGTCGGTCGTCGTGCTGCCGACGTCAATCAGGATCGCGCTCCGCCCGTCGACCAGCCGGGCCGAGACGGCTGCCAGGGCGACCCAGTTCGACGCCGCGGCGATCAGCGGCCGGCTTCGCACGGCGTCGACGTCGTGGAACCGACCGTCGGTCCCCCAGTAGATCGGCTCACGACCAGGAACCGCCCGCGACACCGCGTCGACGATGGCGAGAACGCCCTCGCGCTTGGTGGCGTAGCAGTCGCAAAGCTCGGCGGTCATCGTCGCCGCGACGCGGTCGAACGGCGGGAAAAGGGCCGTCAACTCGGCGATCGCCTCGGCCAGTCGCTTCGGCTCCTTCCAGACGGCGAACGGCGACGTGCGCGCCTGACCGTCGCTGTGCGCGGCTTTCAGATTGGCCCCGCCGACGTCGATCCCCAGCCAGGTTGCATTCTTCGAGTCGTTCATTCCGAGTCCTCCTCCGAGACCGTTCCAGCGGCGTCGAACCGGACGCGCGGACCGGACGCGATCGCGCGCGTGATCCGGTCGATCGCGTCGTCCCATCCCGTCGCGTCGGCGAAGCCCGCCAGCCAGACGCGGGCGAGCAAGCCCGGCGGCAAGAGCCGGCAAAGCCCGACGCACGACGTCGTGGCGCGCGGGTTGATCTCCAGCACGGTCGCCTCGCGACGATCCGCGTCCCAGAGGAAATCGACGCCGACGAACCCCCGCAGCCCCGCGACCGACGCCACGGCATTACGCAGCACGGGCCAGGCGTCCGGACACTCCACGGGGATCGTCCCCCCTTCGTAGACGAAACGGCCGTCCTCGACCGTCATCCGCTGCCTCCCGGTCGCGATCAGCCGGGCCTCGCCTTGTGACGAGACGAGAAACACCGCGCTCATCGCCACGCCCGGCGCGAGCGGCTGCAGCAGCGCCGACGCCAGCGAGCGAGCGGCGTCCGGCAGGCTCGACGGCCCGGCGATGCGGAACGTGTCGACCGATCCGGCGCCGTCGACCGGCTTGAGCACGGCCGGATAATACGGCCAGTCGGCGGGCAGGCCGTCGCGCGGGTCAATGATCCGAGAACGGGGCGTCGGGATCTCATTCCGCTCGAACCACCGGGCCAGGGCCGACTTGTCGGCCGTGAGGGCCACGGCTTCGGACGTCGAGCCCAGCACGCGGCCGCCGGCCTCCTCGATCTCAACGGTCAGCCGTTCGAGAACGCCCGTCGTCTCGGGAGCGACGAGCACGGTATAATCGGCCCGACGCGCGAGGTCTCGGAGCCGATCCAGGTATGAGCCCGGTTCGATGGAGACGGTGGTCCAGGGGCCGTCGTCGGGGGCGAATCGCTGGTCGAGGGAAACGACCACGCGGGTCGCGGCGTCGACCTTCGCGATATCGGCCGCGAGCGTCCGGCGCATGGCGCGGCCTTCGGCGGCCCACGACTCAGGCAAGGGCTCGCCGGCCATGCCGCCGCCGGTCACGTATTCATGGATAAGAATGGTCAAGGGGCTGGGCAGGGTCATGGTTGGTTCGATTTTCCAGGTCGTTCCGGTCCTCGACGTCTTGCGAGGCGAGGCGGTTCATGCGGTCGGCGGGCAGCGTGCGCGATACCAGCCGCTGCGGAGCATCTTACACCCGACCAGCGATCCACTGGAACTGGCCCGGGCCTATCGCGACACGCTCGGCCTGTCGTCGCTGTACCTCGCCGACCTCGACGCGATTACCGGCGGAGCGCCGAATGCGTCGCGGTATCGCTCGCTCACCGGCCTCGGGCTCGACCTCTGGGTCGACTCCGGCCTGAGGGACGAACGCGACCTGCCCCCCCTGCTCGACCTCGATCCCGACCGCGTCTCGGTCGTCGCCGGCCTCGAAAGCCTCCGAGGGCCCGAGACGCTGGCGGCAGTCCTCGATCGTATCGGCCCCGACCGCCTGGTCGTCAGCCTCGACCTCTGGGCGGGCCGGCCGATCACGGCGTCTCCAGAAGCCTGGAACGGCGACGACGCCGAGGCTCTCGCTGCACGATTCGTCGCCCTCGGCGTCCGCCGCCTGCTGCTCCTCGACCTGACCCGCGTGGGCAAAGGGAACGGGCCGGGCGTCGATCGCCTGCTCGCGGCGATCCGCGCGGCGAGCCCTCACATCGACGTTGCGCTCGGCGGCGGGATCACCGCGATCGAGGGCGTCGAGCGGTATCGAAGCCAGGGC contains:
- a CDS encoding bifunctional 5,10-methylenetetrahydrofolate dehydrogenase/5,10-methenyltetrahydrofolate cyclohydrolase — encoded protein: MAAAILDGKGLAERIREQLAMETLEFRVKTGIVPGLSVVLVGDDPASRVYVRNKQNAVGAAGMHGDVIRRPVETTQAELLSLIDELNADSSVHGILVQLPLPKHIDSRLVIERIDPLKDVDGFHSSNFGLLAQGNPRFVPCTPLGIVELLKDAEVETRGAHAVVLGRSQVVGKPIALLLLQKGKGADATVTVCHTGTKDPAAFAREADILIAAMGQPERVTADWIKPGAVVIDVGIHRKADGKLCGDVDFASVSQVASRITPVPGGVGPMTVAMLLSNTLHAARLAAGVVGSQEQG
- a CDS encoding AraC family transcriptional regulator, giving the protein MRRHQQFLQLAELFDCVEDVVVWVKDRDGRYCWVNRAFLINYSLDEHDDRTSDDVIGKTDYDLSPDFLADQFRLDDESVLGGKRIVDRIEQVVQPDGQAVWSVTNKIPLVDDRGDVVGTAGITRKLVSPDQAIAPGSEFGPVLAHLRDHYHTTITNGRLARLAHMSVRAFERKFQAVFHLTPQKYLRKLRMRMASRALVSTGQTLAEVAAGCGFSDQSHFTREFRRHFGRTPRAYREHYARGDRADSAGPVPKTAADAQEATRPSPLSFSPGETSDGIVTL
- a CDS encoding 3-keto-disaccharide hydrolase yields the protein MSKSRLVLISGPAALLVATSLAWAAGRSDADGFTPLFNGKDFTGWTVPQGDGGHWKVVDGMIDYDAQSESKGDKNLWTDREYGDFVLKLDWRLKEAPFINKNVPYILPDGTHAKDVHGKELKLALPDADSGVFLRGDGHYQINMWCWPIGSGEIYSVRMDPKTSPEVRAAVTPSHQADKPVGEWNHFEITVKGKTVKVDLNGKTVLAGATIPDMPDKGRLALQHHGGKNAAGEWAGPPSLVQFKNIAIRELK
- a CDS encoding ThuA domain-containing protein, with protein sequence MISRQDPCTKRLALAVGILFLALSATTASAAEEPRPIRALIVTGGHFHDAAFYGLFTDCEGLGETPVETSDVYKKDLRGKYDVIVMYDFTRDLDDASRKNLRDYVESGGGVVILHHALLDFQTWTWWSENVAGGRYRLQREGQSPSSSVKDDQQIHVKAAGPHPVLEGVGPFHIQDEAYKNLWMSDRIKPLLTTDNPTSDVNLAWVGPCETARVVAIQLGHGRTAFRHPSYRTLVHNAVRWAAGKTR
- a CDS encoding sugar phosphate isomerase/epimerase family protein; the encoded protein is MKLGLYSITYMGLWYRGEALTLPQLIARAKEYGYDGIEIDGKRPHGNPLDWSTSRCRDLRARADGEGIDIYAVAANNDFSNPVPEVREAQICYLRDLIRMTADFGAPTLRVFLAWWGITRHPQLATYDIAEGYWPIVHEKFSTDEIWGWCREALVECARYAADAGVTLALQNHKPLINDHNDLLRMVREVDSPSLKLCLDAPLMPDRSTEGIFEGAKAVGPLQVLTHFGGEFERLADGSIRGFERNDGVVGEETNRYYGDFARAMDEIGYIGYTGYELCHQLPVVDGRTVGVEYADEQARLAAEFMRERIASVTPAAALSGR
- a CDS encoding ThuA domain-containing protein, encoding MRMNATRAILAVVLSSALAGTASAQEPKKRLLVVGQSKGYQHEAISTAMVALYNLGRGNGLWDTTFRTDCGAITKKPLKYEAKNLDHYDALVFFTDGNLDMDDEQKAALLSFVRDDGKGFIGVHSAAITFTSWPEYGAMLGGVFDGHPWGQFDAPLIVEAPDFPGLGRLPRSFTLKDEIYQIKNFARNDVRVLMRLDRDKLDLSKKGVHAKDNDFAVVWARNYGKGRVLYNGLGHREEAWNRPDLQEMWVESVKWSLGMVPGDVQPRAKP
- a CDS encoding hydantoinase/oxoprolinase family protein; translated protein: MNDSKNATWLGIDVGGANLKAAHSDGQARTSPFAVWKEPKRLAEAIAELTALFPPFDRVAATMTAELCDCYATKREGVLAIVDAVSRAVPGREPIYWGTDGRFHDVDAVRSRPLIAAASNWVALAAVSARLVDGRSAILIDVGSTTTDLIPVADGLVAARGRTDTERLQTGELVYAGVGRTPVCALAAELPFQGKPTGLAAELFATTRDVYLMLGDHAPVPDDRGTADGRPAVPEFARDRLARMVGADRDGCSEADARGLATAADRVLLDRLVQSARRACEATIGGPKVALVSGSGEFLARRVASELVGPSGEVVAMGDLWGAAASDAACAHALVVLARELLENQDASAG
- a CDS encoding ATP-grasp domain-containing protein, translating into MTLPSPLTILIHEYVTGGGMAGEPLPESWAAEGRAMRRTLAADIAKVDAATRVVVSLDQRFAPDDGPWTTVSIEPGSYLDRLRDLARRADYTVLVAPETTGVLERLTVEIEEAGGRVLGSTSEAVALTADKSALARWFERNEIPTPRSRIIDPRDGLPADWPYYPAVLKPVDGAGSVDTFRIAGPSSLPDAARSLASALLQPLAPGVAMSAVFLVSSQGEARLIATGRQRMTVEDGRFVYEGGTIPVECPDAWPVLRNAVASVAGLRGFVGVDFLWDADRREATVLEINPRATTSCVGLCRLLPPGLLARVWLAGFADATGWDDAIDRITRAIASGPRVRFDAAGTVSEEDSE
- a CDS encoding HisA/HisF-related TIM barrel protein, yielding MVGSIFQVVPVLDVLRGEAVHAVGGQRARYQPLRSILHPTSDPLELARAYRDTLGLSSLYLADLDAITGGAPNASRYRSLTGLGLDLWVDSGLRDERDLPPLLDLDPDRVSVVAGLESLRGPETLAAVLDRIGPDRLVVSLDLWAGRPITASPEAWNGDDAEALAARFVALGVRRLLLLDLTRVGKGNGPGVDRLLAAIRAASPHIDVALGGGITAIEGVERYRSQGAAAVLIGSALHDGRIGRDQLAALLWK